A region from the Variovorax sp. V93 genome encodes:
- the raiA gene encoding ribosome-associated translation inhibitor RaiA: MNLTISGHHLDVTPALRTYVTSKLDRITRHFDQVVDVKVLLTVEKQKEKERRQRAECNIHVKGNDMFAESSHADLYAAVDELVDKLDRQVVRHKDRLQDHHHAAPKRVM, translated from the coding sequence ATGAATTTGACGATCAGCGGTCATCACCTCGACGTCACACCTGCCTTGCGCACCTACGTCACGAGCAAGCTGGACCGGATCACACGGCACTTCGACCAGGTGGTCGATGTGAAGGTGCTCCTTACGGTGGAAAAGCAGAAGGAAAAGGAACGCCGCCAAAGGGCGGAGTGCAACATTCACGTCAAGGGTAACGACATGTTCGCGGAGTCGAGCCACGCTGATCTCTATGCTGCGGTCGATGAACTGGTCGACAAGCTCGACCGCCAGGTGGTGCGCCACAAGGACCGCCTGCAAGACCACCATCACGCCGCCCCCAAGCGCGTGATGTAG